From the Lathyrus oleraceus cultivar Zhongwan6 chromosome 4, CAAS_Psat_ZW6_1.0, whole genome shotgun sequence genome, one window contains:
- the LOC127075728 gene encoding uncharacterized protein LOC127075728, with protein sequence MLVSIVTQAKSSNISTSKLLLFIFSIMKKAFCIPLLLLVTFLYATSVVARNDPSGNEVKTEGKLANEGVTKPSLKGPNEDEKFIGYFYLKHKLKGYFHKKPIYYKPIPTYKPFHKATIVEKSTPSVVEPESFLKHKHYFFKKPIIPIVKPVYVPIYKPIPKVIPIVKPIH encoded by the exons ATGCTTGTGAGTATTGTAACTCAAGCTAAGTCATCAAATATTTCCACTTCTAAACTACTTTTGTTCATTTTCTCAATCATGAAAAAGGCTTTCTGTATTCCTCTATTGCTCCTTGTCACATTCTTGTATGCTACTTCTGTTGTAGCAAGAAATGATCCCTCAG GGAATGAAGTGAAAACAGAAGGGAAGCTTGCAAATGAAGGGGTGACAAAGCCAAGCCTAAAAGGACCTAACGAAGATGAAAAATTCATAGGATATTTTTATCtaaaacacaaactcaaaggaTATTTTCACAAGAAACCAATTTACTATAAGCCCATCCCAACCTATAAGCCATTCCACAAAGCAACCATAGTGGAAAAATCTACCCCCTCTGTTGTTGAGCCAGAATCATTTCTCAAGCATAAGCATTATTTCTTCAAAAAGCCAATTATTCCCATTGTTAAACCTGTTTATGTTCCAATTTACAAACCTATTCCAAAGGTGATTCCAATTGTTAAGCCAATTCACTAA